From the Porphyrobacter sp. CACIAM 03H1 genome, the window ATCGCTTCGTTGAAGGTTGCGAATTGCGCACGGATTCGCGGCAGGTCGCAATCGTTCGGCGTCGGCGTCAGGGCGGCGTCGGTCATGGTTTTTCAGCGATACCCGTCAGTTGCGGCGCGGTTCATGGTGGCACCCCTTCCGCGCTCTGGCATAACCCCGTGTCGCCGGGCATAGTCCGGCGTCTTCCAGAGTTCGCATTTGATAAGGAAAGTGGCACGAATAAGGCGAAATGGTTTCAGGTAAAGCGAATTCGTCATCGACCGGTCGTGATGCCGGGGAGGATCGCCGCGTCCGGCGGCGGGGCGAGCGGCGGGCCAAACCCCCGCTCACCGAGGCGAATTTGCGCGACCTTGCGCTGCATTACGCCGCCCGCTTCGCGTCCACGGGGGCGCGGCTCGAGGCCTATCTTTCGCGCAAGATCAGGGAACGCGGCCTGGCCGAGGATTCCGACGGGCGGACCATCGATCCCGATCTCCCCGCGCTCGTCGCCCGGCTGGCGGAACTGGGCTATGTCGATGACGATGCCTATGCCCGGATGCGCGCCCGCGATCTGGGGGCGCGGGGCTACGGCGCGCGGCGTGTGGAGGAGAGCCTGCGCCATGCCGGGGTCGGCGATGCATTGCGTGCCGCCCATGCTCCGGGCGAGGCGGCGAGCCGCCACGCCGCGGTGCTGATGGCGAGGAAGCGCCGGCTCGGCCCCTTCGGCAGGGCGGAGGACGAGGCCGATCCGCTCGTGGCAGGCAAGGCCCGCGAAAAAGCCGTTGCAGCAATGCTGCGCGCAGGCCACCAGTACGAGCATGTGAAGGCCATCCTCGCCGCCGCGCGGATCGAGGATGTCGAGGAATGGCTCGCCGAGGCGGGCGATGATGAAGGGATCGAAGGGCAATGGTGAGGCACATTCTGGCCGCAGCGGGGCTGACGCTGGGAACGCTTGCTGCCTGTTCCCCCGGCGGGGGCGCGACTGCGACTGCGCAGAGCCCAGCGCCGCCCGCCGCCACCGCCGCCGCGCGCCACCCTGTCTCGGGGCTTCGGGTGATCGACCTCACCGTGGAGCGCGGGGGCAAGCGGCTGCCCTTCCGGGTTGAGCTTGCCGACACGCCCGAGGCCCAGGCGCGCGGGCTGATGTTCCGCACCCAGCTCGGCGACAACGAGGGGATGATCTTCCCCTCCGCCGTGCCCGAGACGCGCAGCTTCTGGATGAAGAACACGCCCCTGTCGCTCGACATCATCTTCATCGGGCCGGACGGGCGGATCGCCAACATCGCGGCGAACACCGTGCCCTATTCGCTCGATTCGGTGACCTCGAAGGGGCTGGCGAGCGCGGTGCTGGAACTGCGCGCCGGTCGGGCGAAGGAACTGGGGATCGTGCCGGGCGACAAGGTGAGTTACAGCCTGCCCCGGTGATCTCCCCCTTGGCGCTCCCCGCCAATTCGGCTAGGCGCGCCTCCATGGGAATCCTGATGAAGATCTTCACCTGGTGGGACGGTGCCACCATCGGCACCCACCTCTGGGCGAGCCGCGCCAAGGGCGAGCACGTCGGCACCGATGCCGCCGGCAACAAGTATTACCGCGCTCGCCCCAAGGCAGCGGGGCCGAACGACGGCTCCTACACCAGCCGCGAAAAGCGCTGGGTGATCTACAACGGCGCCAACGATGCCAGCCGCGTGCCGTCCGAATGGCATGGCTGGCTCCACGGCACCTATGACGAGGTGCCCGAAAGCCACCTGCCGCCGCCCAAGGTGTGGGAGGTGGACTACACCCCCAACGCCACCGGCACCGCGGCCGCCTATCGCCCGCAGGGTGCGCTCGAGCGTGGCGGCCAGCGTGCGCGCGCCGTCGGCGATTACGAGGCCTGGACCCCCGGCGCCGCGGACAGCTGAGGCACCGCGTGCGGGCCTTTGTCCTCGTCCTGCCGCTGTGCCTTGCGGCGTGCGACTATTTCGCCGCGCCCGAGGGCGAGGCGGTCAAGGTCCCGCTCGAGGATGCGACGCCCGCGCCTGCGGCCGCCGCCACGGCTGCGCCCGCCAATGATTACGGCGCGACCCCGATGAACGAGCGCGTCGCGGTGCTCGGCCTGCTCAACAAGCGCAACAACGTGTCCGAAGAGCTCCGCCTCAAGCCCGGCGAGGCGCGCGAGGTGGGACCGGTGATCGTGCGCGTCTCCGCCTGCGAGCGCACCGCGCCCTGGGAGATGCCGCAGCAGACCGGCGCCTTCGTGCAGGTCGACATCCGCGAGCGGGGCGCGGCGCAGCACCGCCGCGTGTTCTCGGGCTGGATGTTCCTTGAAAGCCCGAGCCTCAATGTCGTCGAGCACCCGATCTACGATGTCTGGGTCAAGGATTGCACGATGAGCTTCCCGGGCGAGGAGGGCCCCGCCTCGCCCAAGGCCGAAGCCTCCGGCCGTCCGGCCGCCGGTGCCTCGGCCTCGCCCTCGGCTGCGGCGACGCCCGCTGCCCCTGCTCCCGCCGTTCCGGCTCCCGCGCCGCCTGCGACATAGCCCCCGGCAAAGGCGCGCCACGCCATGCCGAGGCTGGCGGGCGGCTGCCCCTGCGCGCGTTCGACCAGCCGCCGGTAATCCGCCTGCGACAGTTCGCGTGCGCCCATCGAACGCAGGTGCTCGGTCATGAACTGGCAGTCGAGCAGCACCATCCCCGCGCGCCGCATCAGCGCCACCAGCCAGGCGAGCGCGACCTTGCTCGCATCGGGCACCCGGCTGAACATGGATTCGCCGCAGAACACCCGGTCGAAGCTGACGCCGTAGAGCCCGCCGACCAGCTCGGGTTCCCCGCCCGCGCCCTCCTGCCAGCACTCCACCGAATGGGCATGCCCGGCGCGGTGGAGGCCGAGATAGGACTGGACGATGCGTTCGCTGATCCAGGTCTCGGGATGGTCGGGGCGCGGCTCGGCGCAGGCGCGGATCACCTGTTCGAAGGCGCGGTCGACCGTCACCGTGAAACGGTCCGCGCGGATCACCTTCTTCAACGACTTCGACAGGTGCAGCCCCTCGAGCGGAATGATCGCCCGCTCGCGCGGCTCGACCCAGAACACCTCCGGATCCTCGCGCCGGTCGGCCATCGGGAAGATCCCGCTGCGATAGGCGAGCAGAAGGGTCTCGACGGGGATGGGAGGGCGGCTGGGCGCGTGCATGGTTGCAGCGCACAATACATGGCCGCCCCCCGCGAGGCAAAGAGGATTGCCTATCCCGGATGCCTTGGCTAAGGGGCGCGCTCCAACGTGCTGCAGGGGTGTAGCTCAGCTGGTAGAGCATCGGTCTCCAAAACCGAGGGCCACGGGTTCGAATCCTGTCACCCCTGCCATTTTCCCGCCATCGCCGTCCGCCCGCCGCTCTCTTGCAATCGCGGCCCCGTGCGCGTAAGGGCGTCGGCGTCTTTCCGACATCGGCAGATCATCCAGCCCCTCCGGCGACCTTGTCCCGGGCGGCGCGGAGCCCTACCTGAAAGCCGGCCGGACGAGACGAGAAGGCATTACGCGAAGGAACGAGGCTGCATGGCCGACAAGATGATCGCCCCCAAGGACGGGGCCGAAGAGAAGAAGCGCAAGACCTCGCCCGCCGAGTTCTTCAACCAGGTCAAGGCCGAGACGAACAAGATCGTCTGGCCGACCCGCGAGGAGACGGTGCGCACGGCGATCTTCGTGTTCATCTTCATGCTGATCCTCTCGCTGTTCTTCCTCGGCATCGACAGCGCCTTCGGTGCGATCGTGCGCGCGCTGATCGGCCTGCTGCAGTAGGCCGAGCCGCGCCTCCCGATTCCCTGCCCGTCAGACCCATTTTCCAAGGACGACCCATGGCCCGCTGGTACATCATCCACGCTTACTCCGGTTTCGAGAACAAGGTGCGCGACGCGATCATCGCCGAGGCCGAACGCCTCGGCCTCAGTGAAGGCGTCGAGGAAGTGCAGGTCCCGACCGAGACCGTGACCGAGGTGAAGCGCGGCAAGAAGGTCCAGGTCGAACGCAAGTTCATGCCCGGCTACGTGCTCGCCAAGCTGAACATGACCGACGACATCTACCACCTCGTCAAGAACACCCCCAAGGTCACCGGCTTCCTCGGCTCAGGCAACAAGCCGCAGCCGATCTCCGAACGCGAGGCCGCGCGCTATTTCGGCGGGGTGGAAGAGGCCAAGGCCGCGCCCAAGCGCGACATCAGCGTCGATTACGAGATCGGCGATTCGGTCAAGGTCAACGCCGGGCCCTTCGCGAGCTTCAACGGGATCGTGGAAGAGCTCGATTTCGACAAGCAGAAGGTCAAGGTCTCGGTCTCGATCTTCGGCCGCGCGACCCCGGTGGAACTGGGCTTCGAGGAAGTCGAACTGGTGAAGTGAGGGGCCTGCGGCCTGCCCGCTTGGCTTTGCCCCTTCCGTTCGTGTCGAGCGCAGTCGAGACACCGGCACGCCGAGGCCTCTCGACTGCGCTCGAGGCGAACGGACGCAGGACGGGCAGGGTGCAGGTGTGAAGACCCGTCCCGGCATCTGCCAGAAGAAGCGCCGCTTCGACACGCGTGAGGCGGCCGAGGCGGTTGCGGTTGCGGCCGACACACCCTTGCGCGCCTACAAGTGCGCGCTGTGCCGCCGCTTCCACCTCACCAGCCGCACCAAGGGCCTGCGCGTCCCGCGCGTCGCGGATGAGCGGCCCTGACCCCGCCCCGCCTCCCGGACCGGCGAAGTTTACAAAGTTGACACTGTAAACTTCGGTTTCCTACGGGAATTCCATAGCTGTTTCATCGGCTTGCTCGGCAAAACCGAAGTTGACACTGTGTTTTGCGTTTTCTCCGCCTGATCGGGGAGCCAGACAGCCCTGAGCGGCGATGGCGCGCGGCATCGACAACGCGAAAGAACCGCCCGAGGCTAGCGGCAAGCACCCCGGTAGGAAAGCGCGCCAAGCGTCCGCTTTCGGGAGTGCCGTTAAGCTGCGCGAATGGCGGCAAGTGGGTGGAAATCGGTCATCCGTTTCTTCGCTCGCCAGCGACAGTTTCGCGCGCCATTCCCAGCCGTTCGGCTTGTTGGTTCGCTGCCCTAAAAGCTGACGCTTGCTCGATACCAACGGCATCAGGCTGCTCCAGCTGCCTTCGCAAAATTTGCGGTGGGTATTGGCCCCTACCGTCCCGCTCTGGTTGGGGCAGCCATGCTTTTCGCTTGCTGCCCATCTTTATTCCAAAGTTGAATCCGCGCCCCGCTTAAACGATGGTGACGGTGCATGGACAAATCAAAGCAATCAGAGCTGCTGGACGCAATCGGTGTTTGGATCAAAGCACTTGATAGCTATCCTGGCTTTCGGGAGTGGCAGAGGAAAAAGGTGGGAGCAGTGCTGTCGCTGGTGGAGGGTTTCCCGATAAGGGATGATGACCTCCCAGGGGAATTCCAATTCACAGCTGAGATTAATCGCCAGCATGAGGCCATATTGGCTTACCTAAGCCTGGCTCAATCCTTTTACACCCTGCAACAGTGCGAATTCTATTTCCGGCGCTACCCCTTTGCTCACCTACCAGTGAGCAAGGAGGATCACATACGCAACATGTGCGAGATGTATTTCAATCGCTTTTATGAATTCAAAGAGCGACTAAAGCGCTGCCTCAATGCTGTGGATGCGACCATAGAAGGCACCATTAACACAGGCCCTGTTTTGAAGAGTTTTGCCAAGGATTTTGATCAGGAGCTGAGAGCCCGCAACAGCATCCATCACCATGAGCGATTTGATGATGGCGCCATACACGGCATCGGGCTGGCCCTGATCATGGGCTACAGCGACAAGGTAGGCCCTGGCTGGAGGGATGTGGCCAACAGAGGCTACCGCCGTTCCTCGGCTGAATGGGCCGCTCGCGTGAAGCGGCGCAGTAAGATGGTAGAAACCTATCTGGAGGCTGTCGCGGGGGCCATGCTCGACATGTGCTCCTATTTGCAGCCCGAGGCTGCAAAGGCATCAGTTACCCCCAGCGTTACCCGAAGTGCGAAAAGCCCCGCAGCTCGCGCTGCCAAACCGGTCAAAAAACCTAAGCGATCATAATGGTGTACATTGTGGAAGCACTAGACCTCGAACCTATGATCAGTTGATGAAGGGTCCGCGACCCTACGGCAGTTTTTACCGATTTGTCACCAAAAGAGGACGGTCAATAATCTGCCCGTTGCGGCCACTTCTCAACCGCAAAGCGTGAGTCCGATATGGGGTCGCTAGCCGAAAGGCAGGTTCTGGCCGGAACGGGGTTGAAGCCGCCATCCCTCGATCGTCGCCCCGGACTTGATCGGGGGTCAGGCTTTTCTTCCTCTGCGCGCGAAGGGAGGGCAGCCAAGCCCCTTGTCGAGCACGGGCGACGAGCGGGGGACGGGTCGCGGCATTTCCTACACCTCTGGCAGCCGCTACGATGCGCCCCGGTTCTTTCCCATCCTTGTGCCCGGCCTGCGAGGCCGCCCGATGCCCGGGGCGCGAAACAAGGCCCCGCTTCCCTGTCCGTCCGCTTGGCGGATTCGGGTGGTAGCGTCTGAAAGTGCTAGGGAAATAGCGGTGCCACAAAGCGGACAGGGTGTCCGCTTTGTCCGCTTGGGCTGCGCTGCCGCCACAGGCGGGTTGCTTTTTTCCCGGCTTGCGCCTAGGCGCGCGCCTTCGCTCGGGCTTCGGCTCCGGGTGATTCCGTGCGGGAGCCCTCGCCATGCACAAGGCAGGGGCGTTCGACCGCTTAACATGAGCCGGGCTGGAAGCAGCGCGGCAAGAGTGCGAACAGGAGCAAGGCCTCATGGCCAAGAAAATCGAAGGCTATATCAAGCTGCAGGTGCCCGCGGGCTCTGCAACCCCCTCGCCGCCGATCGGCCCGGCGCTGGGTCAGCGCGGCGTGAACATCATGGAATTCTGCAAGGCGTTCAACGCCGCCACGCAGGAAATGGAAAAGGGCATGCCGATCCCGACGGTCATCACCGTCTACGGTGACCGTTCCTTCACCTTCGTCACCAAGACCGCGCCGGCGACCTACTTCATCAAGAAGGCCGCCAACCTCAAGTCGGGCTCGAAGGAGCCGGGCAAGGTCTCGGCCGGAACCATCAAGAGCTCGCAGATCCGCGAGATCGCCGAAGCCAAGATGGTCGATCTTAACGCGAACGACATCGAACAGGCGATGAAGATCATCGCCGGCAGCGCCCGCTCGATGGGCCTCGAAGTGGTGGAGGGCTAAGACCATGGGCAAGATCACGAAGAAGGCCAAGGTGCTGGCCTCGCTCGACCGCGAGAAGCTCTACACCATCGAGGAAGCGCTGGGCGTGCTGCGCCAGTTCAAGGGCAAGTTCGACGAGACCGTCGAAGTCGCCATGAACCTCGGCGTCGACCCGCGTCACGCCGACCAGATGGTGCGCGGCATGGTGTCGCTGCCCTCGGGCACCGGCAAGGACGTGAAGGTCGCGGTCTTCGCGCGCGGCGACAATGCCGAGAAGGCGCTGGCCGCCGGTGCCGACAAGGTCGGTGCGGAGGACCTCATGGAAGACATGATGGCCGGCAACCTCGACTATGACCGCGTGATCGCCTCGCCCGACATGATGGGCGTGGTGGGTCGTCTGGGCAAGGTGCTTGGTCCCAAGGGCCTGATGCCGAACCCGAAGCTCGGCACCGTGACCCCGAACGTCGCCCAGGCCGTCAAGGACGCCAAGGCCGGTCAGGTCGAGTTCCGCGTCGAGAAGCAGGGCATTATCCACTCGGGCATCGGCAAGCTGAGCTTCTCCGATGACGCGCTGAAGGCCAACTTCAAGGCGCTGACCGAAGCCGTCGTGAAGTCCAAGCCCTCGGGCGCCAAGGGCAAGTATGTCCGCAAGGTCTCGCTGACCTCGTCGATGGGCCCGGGCCTCAAGGTCGACCTGTCGGAAGTGGAAGGCGCGTAAGCCCTCTCCTGCCGAACTGCTGAATACGAAAAGGGGTCGGAAGCCGCGCTTCCGGCCCCTTTTGCGTCGGGCGGCGGGGGAAAGGCGACCGGTGGCGGATCATCGGCCCCGCGGAGGGGGTAGCCCCTGCGAAGGAGCGCCCCATGCTGAAAGCCGCCATCGTTCTCATCCTGCTCGCCACGGTCCTTGCGACCTACCTCACCGATTCGTTCATCGCCCCGCCGATCGGCGCGGCGCTGCTGTTCGGCGTGCTGCTGGCCGGCTGGCTCTACAACCGGGGCGACAGCCGCGCGAACCGGCGCCGGTCGGAGGAGGCCACCCGCCACCAGCGCGAGGAACGCGCGCGCGGCGACAAGTAGGCCGGCGACCGGGCGTCATGGGTCGTTTGACCCCTTGCGTTTCTTCCCGATTGCACCATCTTCTTTCACGGTCGCGCGGAACCTCTCCCCTTCCCCGCCCGCGCGCCGTGAAAGAGGTTCGCACCATGCCTGTTCCTTCCGAACGTCTGGCCGGATGGCTGTCGCTCAAGTGGCTTGTCGCAGGGGTAGCGCTCGCGGCTGACGGGCTGCTGCTCAGTTACGATCTGCGACTCGGCCTTGCAGCGGGTTCGCTGCTGGCGGTCGTGACCGTGATCTGGCTCTACATCGCGCTGCGCTACGGCTCGCTCAGCGGTACGCCCTCGGTGCGGATGGTGCCGGTCGAGCGGGCGCGCCAGCAGGAGAACCTGCGGCGCATGGCGGCAGCGCGCGACTTTGCGCGCTCAGGCGCGCAGCAGGGCGCGGATCCGGCCCAGCGCCCCTGACTGCTCGGCGAGCGCCTTGGCGCCCGCTACCCCTGCGTCGAATCCTGCCCGCGCGCCGAGCAGGGTGCGGTTGGCGAGCGTCGGCTCGAGCAGCACGAGGCTCGAGCACGCCGCCGAATGCGTTCCGAACATTTCCTTGTGCGCCCCGTCCCCCTCGGTGAAGTCGAACCAGCGGAAGCGCCTTTCCGCGAACAGCCGTTCGAGCGCATCCATCTGCAGCACCGTGCCGACCGAAAGCCGCGCCCAGTCGGGATCGTAGCCGAGGTGGGCATAGACCAGCGTCTCGCCCGCGACCGGCAGGGACAGGTAGGCGACCGGCGCGCCGCCCGCATGGAGCAGGAAGGCGCGCATCAGCCCCGCCTCCGCCGCCTCCATCATCGCCCGGCGCGCAGGCTCGTCGCCCGGCAGCCCGGCATCGAGCAGCCGCGCCTGATAGGTGCGCGCCGAGAGCGGCAGGGCGGCGGCGAGGAAGGCCGCGATCTCGGCAGGGGTGCGGTGTTCGGTGACGGTGTAGCCGCCCGCTTCCTCGGCCAGCTTCCTCGCCTTGCGCCGCAGGGTCGAGCGGGTCTTTCCCGAGAACCGGCCCATGTAGGCCTCGAAATCCTGCCCCATGTCGATGAAGTGGCGGCGGTAATCCTGCCGGCCGCCGGCGATGAAGCCCGGATAGCGCGCGGTGACGGCGGCGAGGCTTGCGGTCGGGGCTGAGAGCACCCGTACCCCGTCGCGCCCGCTAGGCGGGGCATCGGGCAGGGCGCCGGCCAGCACGTCCTCGAGGCTGAAGGCCCAGGTCGATAGACTGCGCGGCACGCTCAGCAGGCGGCGCGAGCCGAGGGTGAAGTCGATTGCCGCGCTGGCCATGCCGGCTGCCCCTTCAGAGCGCGCCGTAGAGCGTGTTGGAGACCAGCTGCTCGGCCAGCCGCCGCCCGGTGCGCATCGCGCTCGCCGGGAGCGGCTGCGCGCTCGCGCCGGTGAGGCGCAGGACGGGCGGAGTGTGGGCATAGGTGCCGGTCGTCACGCCGCGCATGGTCGCGAGCGTCTTGACGAGCCCGCCGAAGCGGCGGCGCACGATGTGGTTCACCGCCAGCTTGCGGCGGTTGATGAGCTCGAAGGAATGGCTCACGAGCGTGAAGCTGTCGCGGTCGCTGTCGCGGGCATGGCGGATCGCGCCGAGCATCTCGCCCAGCGTCAGCGCGGTGATCTGGGCATGGCGCAAGCCGCCGCCCATCGTGCCGATGCTGCCGACCGGCACCTCGATCACCCCCATGTGGCCGACCGGATCGCGGTCCTCGCTGCCGAGGCTGATCGCGCAGGCGCTCGCGCCCACGAGGGCGGGGCAGTGGCTCGAATCGTAGTCGATCCCGTTCGCCGCGAGCGCGCGCAGCGTGTTGTCGTCGGCGCCGTAATTGCCCGCGCGGAAGGCGACCGGGGCAGGGGCTCCGGCGGCGATCAGCGTGGCGCGGGCATAGTCGAGGATCGCGCATTGCTCCTCGAAGGGGAAATCGGCGAGGTTATGGCCGGTCGCCTTCGAGGGCAGCGGATTGGCGCTTCCGGCGATGGCCAGCCATTCGGTGTGGCAGTGGAGCTGCACGTCCTGCCCGGCCTCGAGGATCGGCCCGACGATGTCCTCGATCGCGGCAACGCCCCACACCAGCGCAGGCATCGGGTCGACGAAGAACACCGCCTTCTGACCGTATTGGGCCAGCAATTGCAGCTTGTGAGTGATGCCCGCAGGACCTTCCGGCGTGATGCAGGCGATCGAGCGGGCGTAATTGTCCGCCCGGTCGACCGTGCCCGGCCCGGTATAGAGACCCGAGGAATACTCGGTGTCGATGGTGATGAACACGCGGGTCATGCAAGGCTGGCATAGCAGCCAAGGGTTAAAGCGAGGTGATGATGTTTCCTGCCGGTCAGATCCCGCCGGGGGTGAAGTCGTGGCCGTGGGTGGCGAGCCCGCCGGTCAGGCTGTCGCAGCAGCTTCTCAGCGCCTCGGCCGAGGTCGAGCGGACCACGAAATTCGCCCCCACCCGCCCTTCGCGGAAGAAGGGGTAGGAGCCGATCTGGCAACCCTCGTGCGCGGCCTCGACCTCGCGCAGCAGCGCGGCGACCTCGCTTTCGGCGACCCAGCAGCCGATCGTTTCGGACAGCAGCGGCGCGCCGCCTTCGAGCTGGCCGGTGAGCGCGTCGAGCATTCCGGCGGTGATGTGGGGCACGCCCGCCATCAGGAACAGGTTGCCGCGCCGGATGCCGGGCGCGCCGGACATGCGGTTGGGGATCAGCTCCGAACCCTCGGGCACCCGGGCCATGCGCAGGCGCCCTTCATTGAGGCCGCCGCGGGTTTCGTAATACCTCTCGAGCAGCGCGCGGGCCTCGGGGGTGGATCACCACCGGCACGCCGAGCGCGGCGGCGACCGCATCGACGGTGATGTCGTCATGGGTCGGCCCGATTCCGCCGGTGGTGAACAGGTAGTCGTAGGCGGCCCGCAGCGCGTTGACCGCCTCGACGATCCGGCTCTCCACGTCCGGCACCACCCGCACCTCGGCAAGGCGGATGCCCTGCACCTGCAACCAGCTGGCGACCTGTGCGATGTTCTTGTCCTGCGTGCGGCCGGAGAGGATTTCGTCGCCGATGACGATGAGCCCGGCGGTCCAGATCTTGTCGGGAGAGGTCATGGGCTGTGGTTAGGCCAAGGCGGGCGCAATCGGAAGAGATTACCGCCCGCCTTTCGCCCTTATTCCGCCGCTTCGAGCTGCTCCTCGCCGCGCTGCGCGTTCGCGCCCGGCTTGGTGAAGGTGAGGATCCCGTCGGTGAGCGGATCCTCCTTCATGCGCTTCCTGTCGATCACGTATTCCTGGTTGAGCCGCCAGGGATAGCTGACCGAGTTCCTCGGCATGATGTGCTTGCCGCGCTGGATGTAGCCGCTCGAAAAATCGAACACGTCGTCCTCGATGATCGCGGCCTCACCCTCGGGGGTCAGCACCGGGGTGGCGATCGCCGTGCCGGTCGCGCGCATATGCTCGAGCACGCGGCACACGTAGTCCGAATTGATGTCGGCCCGCAGGGTCCAGCTGGCGTTGAGATAGCCGAACACCACCGCAAGGTTGGGCAGGTTCGAGAACATGCAGCCCTTGTAGTAGAACCGCTCGTTGAACTGCACCGGCTCGCCGTCGACGCTGACCGCGATCTTGCCGGCGACCGCCAGCTTCAGGCCGGTCGCGGTGACGACGATGTCGGCAGGCAGGAATTGCCCGTCGGTCAGCCGCACGCCGCCCTTCTCGAACTTCGCGATATGGCCGGTGACGACGCTCGCCTTGCCCGCCTTCATCGCGCGGAACAGGTCCTCGTCTGGCACGAGGCACAGGCGCTGTTCCCACGGGTTGTAGGGCGGGGTGAAGGCTGATTTGTCGTAATCCTTGCCGAGCGCCTTCTCGATCTTCTTGTAGAGCGCGTCCTTCACCTTCTGCGGGTTATCGCGCGCCAGCTTGAAGCTGAAGTCCTGCATCTTGATGTTCTTGAACCGGGTGATCCGGTACGCGAGCTTTTCGGGCAGGATGGCGCGCAGGAAGTTGGCGATGGCGTCCTTTGCCGGCCGGGTGAACATCCACGTCGGCGTGCGCTGGAGCATGGTCACGTGCCCCGCCTCGCGCGCCATCGAGGGGACGATGGTCACCGCGGTCGCCCCCGATCCGATCACCACCACGTTCTTGCCCTTGTAGTCGAGATCGTCGGGCCAGAACTGCGGGTGCAGCACCTGACCGTCGAACTCGCCGAAATCGAAGCCCGGATCATAGGGCTCGTCGTAGTCGTAATAGCCTGCGCCGAGGTAGAGGAAGTTCGCGGTCATGCGGGTGCGCGAACCGTCGGCCTTCTCCATCTCGACGTGCCAGCGCGCCTCGTCGTGGCGGAAATCGGCGCTGATCACCTTGTGGCCGAAGCGGATGTGCGGGCGGATGCCGCGCTCGTCGACGATCCGGTCGAGATATTCGAGGATCGCGGGGGCATCGGCGATCGACTTCTCGTGCCGCCAGGGCTCGAAATCGAAGCCCAGCGTGTGCATGTCGCTGTCCGAGCGGATGCCGGGATAGCGGAACAGGTCCCAGGTGCCGCCGAGATTGTCGCGCCGCTCTACGATGCAATAGCTGTGGTGCGGGGCCTTCATCTCCATGTGCGCGGCCATGCCGATGCCGGAAATGCCGGCGCCGACGATCAGGACGTCGAAATCGGGTGGTGATGCAAGCATGACGGGGCCTCTCTCTCCCTTGTTGACACCGATGTAACCACAGGCCTCGGGCAAAAGCGAGTCTTGAATGGCAAATTGCAACCGACCATCCGCCGGACGTCACCGGTCCGGACCGGGGGCAAGATTCTTGTCTTTACAGCGCCTGCCATCGCATCATTGCTGCGCTGCAACAGGGGATGTGGCATTTTTGCTACTGTCTATCATAAGTTGGCTATGACTCTTGTTAGGCGGCGCGGCGCTGATAGTTTCCTCTCCACAAGCCAAGACCGGCAACAAGACCGGCTGGAATGTGGAGAGAGGACAGCCATGACGCGCAAGTTCGCAACCTTCGCCTGCGGCCTGATGGCCTGCAGCGCATTGACCACCCCCGCCTTTGCCCAGGACGAGGATACCGACGCCCAGGCCACCCGCAACGCCGATAACGTCATCATCGTGACCGCGACCCGGCGCGCGCAGGACGTGCAGGACATTCCGCTCGCGGTGACAGCCATCGCGCCGCAGCAGCTCGAGGCGCAGCGCGTCGTCAACATCCAGCAGATCTCGGCCCTCGCGCCCTCGTTCACCGCCAGCCAGGCGCAGCTCGCCTCGGGCTCGGTGGTGCTGCGCGTGCGCGGTATCGGGACGACCTCGAACAACATCGGCTTCGAAAGCGCGGTCGGCATCTTCATCGACGGCGCCTACCAGGCCCGTCCGGGCGTGGCGCTCAGCGAATTCGTCGACGTGGAACGCGTCGAAGTGCTGCGCGGCCCGCAGGGCACGCTGTTCGGCCGCAACACCTCGGCAGGCGCGCTCAACATCACCAACGCCCGGCCCGACGTGACCGAGTTCGGCGGCTTCGTGAACGCCGAAT encodes:
- a CDS encoding regulatory protein RecX → MVSGKANSSSTGRDAGEDRRVRRRGERRAKPPLTEANLRDLALHYAARFASTGARLEAYLSRKIRERGLAEDSDGRTIDPDLPALVARLAELGYVDDDAYARMRARDLGARGYGARRVEESLRHAGVGDALRAAHAPGEAASRHAAVLMARKRRLGPFGRAEDEADPLVAGKAREKAVAAMLRAGHQYEHVKAILAAARIEDVEEWLAEAGDDEGIEGQW
- a CDS encoding DUF192 domain-containing protein, whose product is MVRHILAAAGLTLGTLAACSPGGGATATAQSPAPPAATAAARHPVSGLRVIDLTVERGGKRLPFRVELADTPEAQARGLMFRTQLGDNEGMIFPSAVPETRSFWMKNTPLSLDIIFIGPDGRIANIAANTVPYSLDSVTSKGLASAVLELRAGRAKELGIVPGDKVSYSLPR
- a CDS encoding NADH:ubiquinone oxidoreductase subunit NDUFA12, with the protein product MGILMKIFTWWDGATIGTHLWASRAKGEHVGTDAAGNKYYRARPKAAGPNDGSYTSREKRWVIYNGANDASRVPSEWHGWLHGTYDEVPESHLPPPKVWEVDYTPNATGTAAAYRPQGALERGGQRARAVGDYEAWTPGAADS
- the aat gene encoding leucyl/phenylalanyl-tRNA--protein transferase produces the protein MHAPSRPPIPVETLLLAYRSGIFPMADRREDPEVFWVEPRERAIIPLEGLHLSKSLKKVIRADRFTVTVDRAFEQVIRACAEPRPDHPETWISERIVQSYLGLHRAGHAHSVECWQEGAGGEPELVGGLYGVSFDRVFCGESMFSRVPDASKVALAWLVALMRRAGMVLLDCQFMTEHLRSMGARELSQADYRRLVERAQGQPPASLGMAWRAFAGGYVAGGAGAGTAGAGAAGVAAAEGEAEAPAAGRPEASALGEAGPSSPGKLIVQSLTQTS
- the secE gene encoding preprotein translocase subunit SecE; protein product: MADKMIAPKDGAEEKKRKTSPAEFFNQVKAETNKIVWPTREETVRTAIFVFIFMLILSLFFLGIDSAFGAIVRALIGLLQ
- the nusG gene encoding transcription termination/antitermination protein NusG: MARWYIIHAYSGFENKVRDAIIAEAERLGLSEGVEEVQVPTETVTEVKRGKKVQVERKFMPGYVLAKLNMTDDIYHLVKNTPKVTGFLGSGNKPQPISEREAARYFGGVEEAKAAPKRDISVDYEIGDSVKVNAGPFASFNGIVEELDFDKQKVKVSVSIFGRATPVELGFEEVELVK
- the rplK gene encoding 50S ribosomal protein L11 is translated as MAKKIEGYIKLQVPAGSATPSPPIGPALGQRGVNIMEFCKAFNAATQEMEKGMPIPTVITVYGDRSFTFVTKTAPATYFIKKAANLKSGSKEPGKVSAGTIKSSQIREIAEAKMVDLNANDIEQAMKIIAGSARSMGLEVVEG
- the rplA gene encoding 50S ribosomal protein L1, yielding MGKITKKAKVLASLDREKLYTIEEALGVLRQFKGKFDETVEVAMNLGVDPRHADQMVRGMVSLPSGTGKDVKVAVFARGDNAEKALAAGADKVGAEDLMEDMMAGNLDYDRVIASPDMMGVVGRLGKVLGPKGLMPNPKLGTVTPNVAQAVKDAKAGQVEFRVEKQGIIHSGIGKLSFSDDALKANFKALTEAVVKSKPSGAKGKYVRKVSLTSSMGPGLKVDLSEVEGA
- a CDS encoding GNAT family N-acetyltransferase, whose product is MASAAIDFTLGSRRLLSVPRSLSTWAFSLEDVLAGALPDAPPSGRDGVRVLSAPTASLAAVTARYPGFIAGGRQDYRRHFIDMGQDFEAYMGRFSGKTRSTLRRKARKLAEEAGGYTVTEHRTPAEIAAFLAAALPLSARTYQARLLDAGLPGDEPARRAMMEAAEAGLMRAFLLHAGGAPVAYLSLPVAGETLVYAHLGYDPDWARLSVGTVLQMDALERLFAERRFRWFDFTEGDGAHKEMFGTHSAACSSLVLLEPTLANRTLLGARAGFDAGVAGAKALAEQSGALGRIRALLRA